A stretch of DNA from Rathayibacter sp. VKM Ac-2762:
GCGCGTACTCGAGCGCGTAGAAGCGGTGCTGTCCGCTCTCGCGCACCGTGACGAGGCCGGTCTCGCGCAGCACCTTGAGGTGCTTGGAGACGGTCGGCTGGCTCAGCTCGAGGCGCGCCACGATCCGCGACACGCTCATGCCCTCGGCCGAGCCGTCCCGCCGCTGCTCGAGCAGCAGGGCGAGGATGTCCCGGCGGGTCCCGTCCGCGATCACCCCGAAGATGTCAGCCATGCGCCCAGGCTAGTCAGCGCCCCGGGGGCCCGGCACCGAGCGGGTAGCATGGCCGCGATCGAGTGGAGGATCCGCCGTGGTGGTTCGGCAGCAGTTCCGCAGCCCCGTGGGCGTCTCGCCCGTCTCCCCCTGGTCGGGGTTCGAGCGGGCCCGCGACCTCATCGACGACTTCGCCGGACGCTCGCCGTCCCGCTTCGCGATCCTCATCTTCTCGGCGCTCGTGCTCGTCTTCACCCTGCTGTTCTCGCTGCCGGTGTCGAGCACCACGGGCACCGTCACTCCGCTGCACGACGCCTTCTTCACCGCGATGTCGGTGATCTGCGTGACCGGCCTCGCGACGGTCGACATGGCGACGCACTGGTCGGCGTTCGGCCACTCGATCATCTTCGTCGGCGTGAACATCGGCGCTCTGGGAGTGCTGACGCTCGCCTCGATCATGGGCCTGGCGATCTCGCGCCGCCTCGGGCTCCGGGCGAAGCTCATGGTCGCCAGCGACTCGAACCCGCTGCGGATCCACTCCGGCCCCGTCGCCGAGGGCCAGGCCGTGCGCCTGGGTGAGATCGGCGGACTGCTCGCCACCGTCGCGATCAGCGCCGCCGCGATCGAGATCATCGTCGCGCTGCTGCTGTTCCCGCGGATGCTGATCGACGGGATCCCGATCGGCGAGGCCGTCTGGCACTCCTTCTACTACTCCGCGATGGCGTTCACGAACACCGGCTTCGCCCCGAACGCCGCGGGACTCACCCCCTTCGAGGACGACTACTGGTTCCTCGGCATCCTGATGCTCGGCGTCTTCCTCGGCTCGATCGGCTTCCCCGTCATCTACGCCTTCTCCCGCGGCTGGCGGCGCCCGCGCAAGTGGTCGGTGCACGTGAAGCTGACGCTGGTCACCTCCGTGATCCTGCTCGTCGCCGGGGCCGTCCTCTACATCGTGCTCGAGTTCGACAATCCGAGGACCTTCGGCAGCCTCGATGCGGGAGACACCGTCTTCCAGTCCTTCTTCCTCTCGACGATGACGCGGTCGGGCGGCTTCTCGACGATCTCGGTCCCCGACCTCAACGGCTCGAGCCTGCTCGTGACGGACATGCTGATGTTCATCGGCGGAGGTTCGGCCTCCACGGCCGGCGGGATCAAGGTCACGACCCTCGCGATCCTGTTCCTGGCCGCGTTCGCCGAGGCCCGAGGCAACAACGACATGGAGGCGTTCGGCCGCCGGATCCCGAACGACGTCCTCCGCCTGGCCGTCTCGGTCGTGCTGTGGGGCGCGACGACGGTCGCCGTGTCGAGCGTCCTGATCCTGCACATCACCAAGGCCTCGCTCGACCACGTGCTCTTCGACGTGATCTCGGCCTTCGCGACCTCCGGGCTCTCGACGGGGCTCACCGCGGAGCTGCCGCCGTCCGGGGTCTACATCCTGGCGCTGACGATGTTCATGGGCCGCGTTGGTACCGTGACTCTCGCCGCCGCGCTCGCCGCGAGCCAGCGGAGGCAGTTGTTCAGACGACCGGAAGAGAGGCCCATCGTTGGTTGACCGCATCAGGTACGACGCCCCGGTGCTGGTGATCGGCCTCGGGCGCTTCGGAGCCGCCACGGCCGGCCAGCTCGACCGCCTCGACCGCGAGGTCCTCGCCATCGACGCCGACGCCGGTCTCGTGCAGAAGTGGTCGGAGCGGGTCACCCACGCGGTGCAGGCCGACGCCCGCTCGCTCGACGCCCTCGCGCAGATCGGCGCGCAGGACTTCCAGGTCGCCGTCGTCGCGGTCGGCTCCTCCATCGAGGCGTCCGTGCTGATCACCGCGAACCTCGTCGACCTCAAGATCCCGCAGATCTGGGCGAAGGCGATCTCGCGCTCGCACGGCAAGATCCTCGAGCGGATCGGCGCGAACCACGTGATCTACCCCGAGGCGGAGGCGGGCGAGCGCGTCGCGCACCTGGTCTCGGGCCGCATGCTCGACTTCATCGAGTTCGACGACGACTTCGTGCTCGCGAAGATGTACCCGCCCAAGCCGATCCGGGGGCTGACGCTCACGGAGTCGGGCGTGCGCCGCAAGCACCGCGTGACCGTCGTCGGCGTCAAGAGCCCGGGCAAGCCCTTCACCTACGCGACCGAGCAGACCGTCGTCTCGAACCACGACCTCATCGTGGTCAGCGGCACCCCCAGCGACATCGAGCGCTTCGCGGCCCTCGGCTCCTGACCCGCGCCCCCTCCCTCCTCCTGTTCTGCGGGATGCCGCTCCGGTACGCCCGCTCCGGCGTGTCGCGTACCCGAGCGGCGTCTCGCGGAGAGGAGGGCGGAGTCAGGAGGCGGCGAGCTCGCGGGCGCGGGCCAGCGCGGCGTCGGTCGCCCGCGTGAAGAGGGCGGCGAGGTCGGCCTCCTGCAGGACCGCGACGGCCCGCTCGGTGGTGCCCTTCGGGCTCGTGACCCGTCGGCGCAGCTCCGCGGGCTCCTCGCCGGAGTCTGCGAGCAGCTCGGCCGCGCCGCGGAACGTGCCGACCACCATCGTCGACGCCTGCTCCGGAGCGAAGCCCTTCGCGACAGCGGCCGCGACGAGCTCCTCGATCAGCAGGAACACGTAGGCGGGACCCGAGCCGGAGATCGTCGAGAGCGCGTCGAGCTGCGACTCCGGCACCTCGACCACCTCGCCGACCGTCTCGAACAGGCGGCGCACGAGCGCCAGGTCCTCGTCGCCGGACCGCGTGCCCGCGCTGAGGCCGGTGACGGCGCGGCCCACGACCGCGGGAGTGTTCGGCATCGAGCGGAGCACGGCGACGGACGCGGGCAGGTGCCGCTCGAACGTGGCCGCGGTCACGCCGGCGGCGACGGAGACGACGACCGCGCCCGGGGCGAGCGCGTCGGCGATCTCGTCGAGCAGGTCCGGCACCATGTGCGGCTTGACGGCAACGAGCACGATCGCCGCGCCCTCGACCGCGCGCCGGTTGGCCTCCGGGTCGTCCGCGGTGGCGAAGGCGGTGACCACCGGGTGGCCGTCCCACGCGGCGGCCTTCGCGGAGTCGCGGTTGGTCACCCGCACGCCCCCCTCGACGCGGACGCCGGGAGCCAGCAGGCCCTGGAGGATCGCACCCCCCATCGAGCCGAGGCCGAGGACGGCGATGGACGGGAGCAGGACGGGCGCGTCGGTCACGCCGCTCATCCTACGAAGAGCCCGCGGCAAGGGGGTCCGGGTGCGGTCCGGCGCCTCGTAGGATGGCCCGACCATCCAGCGGCGAGCCCGAGGAGACCACGTGAGCGCATCCGGAGGCGGCACCGCGATCATCGCGGCGCTCGCGGCCAACCTCGGCATCGCCCTGACGAAGTTCGTCGCCTGGTTCTTCTCCGGATCCGCCTCCATGCTCGCCGAGGGCGTGCACTCGCTCGCCGACTCCGGCAATCAGCTGCTCCTGCTGCTCGGCGGCCGCAAGTCGCGGAAGGCCGCCGACGAGGAGCACCCGTTCGGCTACGGGCGCGAGCGCTACGTCTACGCCTTCGTGGTGTCGATCATCCTGTTCTCGGTCGGCGGCGTCTTCTCGCTCTACGAGGGCATCGAGAAGATCGCCGAGCCGCACGAGCTCGAGAACGCCTGGCTGCCGATCCTGGTCCTCGTGATCTCGATCTGCCTCGAGGGCTACTCGCTGCGCACCGGAGTGAAGGAGTCGAACCGCGTCCGCGGCTCGCAGTCCTGGTTCCAGTTCATCCGCCGGGCGAAGGCGCCGGAGCTGCCGGTCGTGCTCCTCGAGGACGTCGCCGCGCTCACCGGTCTGACGTTCGCGCTGCTCGGAGTCGGGCTGACCGTGATCACCGGCGACTCGGTCTACGACGCGATCGGAACGATCATGATCGGCACCCTGCTGATCGTGGTGGCGATCGTGCTGGGCGTCGAGACGAAGAGCCTGCTGGTCGGAGAGGGGGCGACTCCCGCCGACGCCGCCTCGATCCGCGCCGCGCTCGAGGCCGGGCGCGACGTCGAGCGCGTCATCCACATGCGCACGCTCTACCTCGGACCGGACGAGATCCTCGTGGCCGCGAAGCTCGCCTTCCCGGCCGCCGAGACCCTCGAGCACGTGGCCGCCGGGATCGACGCCGCGGAGAAGCGGATCCGCGAGGCCGTCCCGGCCGCCACCACGATCTACCTCGAGCCCGACGTCGACCGCGGACGCGCGGGATCGGTGGCGGCCCGTCCGGCCGTGACGGAGGCGGAAGGGACGGTCGCTCCGGCTGCCGCAGCTCCGCCCGCCGCCTCCCCGCCGGCCGCGCCGCACGGGAGCGCCTGAGATGCGCCGGGCCCTGGCGATCGTCAACGAGCGCGGTGCCGGGCTCGGCGCGCTCGAGCCGATGCTGACCGAGCGGGGGTTCGCCGTCGACGCCGTCGCAGGGACGGACCTCGACGCGATCGACATCCTCGCCCCCGACCTCGTCGTCACGCTCGGCTCCAGCGCCGGCGTCTACGAGACCTCGCGGCACCCCTTCATCAGCCCCGAGATCGCGCTCCTGCAGGACCGGATGCACCACCGCCGTCCCACGCTCGGCGTCTGCTTCGGAGCGCAGCTGATCGCGACCGCCCTGGGCGAGTCCGTCCATCCCGGATCGGCCCGCGAGGTCGGCTTCCGCCCGGTCGTGCTCACGGAGGAGGGCGCCGGCTCACCGCTCCGGCACCTCTCCGGCGTCGACGTGATGCAGTGGCACGGCGACACCTTCGCGCTGCCGAGCGGAGCGGCGCTGCTGGCGTCGTCGACGACCGGCGAGGTGCAGGCGTTCGCCGTGGAGGACTGGCTCCTCGGCGTGCAGTTCCACCCCGAGCTGACCGGCACGATGGCCGCGCAGTGGCTCGAGGGCGACGGGGAGTGGGCAGGAGCGGCGGGCTACGACGCCGCCGTGCTCGCCGACGACGTCGCGGCGGAGCGCTTCGAGCGGATGCACGCGGCGACGCGGCTCGCGCTGACGGAGTGGCTGGGCGCTCCGAGCTGAGGGGTTCGGCGGCGCTCGGCGTCAGCGGCGCTCGGCGTCAGCGGCGCTCGGCGTCAGCGGCGGTCGGCGTCAGCGCCGGTCGGCGAAGAAGTCGAGCAGGAGCCGCGAGCTCTCCGCGGCGCGGACCCCGGGGTACACCTCGACCACGTGGTTGTGCCGGCGGTCGCGGAGGAGGTCGTGCACGGATCCGGAGGCGCCCGCCTTCTCGTCCCACGCGCCGAAGACGACGCGGTCGATCCGCGCCGCCAGGATCGCTCCGGCGCAGAGCACGCACGGCTCGAGCGTGACCACCAGCGTGCAGCCCTCGAGATGCCAGTCGCCGCGAGCCTCGGCCGCCGCGCGGATCGCGACCACCTCGGCGTGCGCCGTCGGATCCCGCCGCAGCTCGCGCTCGTTGCGCCCGAGCCCGAGCACCGCACCCTCCGAGTCGAGGACCACCGCGCCCACGGGGACGTCGCCCCAGCCCGCGGCCCGCCGCGCCTCGTCGAGCGCCAGGCCCATCCACTCCTCGGAGCGGCGGGGGACGCGGAGATCGCTGTCGCGCATCGCTCCCCCTCCTGCGGCGGCCCGCTGCGGCCGGTGGGGCGCCGCTCCGGCCAGTAGATTGAGCTTATGCGCGTCCACGTAGCCGACCACCCGCTGATCACCCACAAGCTCACCGTGCTGCGTGACAAGCGCACCCCCTCCCCCACCTTCCGGCAGCTCGCCGAGGAGCTGATGACGCTCCTCGCCTACGAGGCCACCCGCGGCGTCCGCACCCGCACCGTCACCATCGAGACCCCCGTGACGCAGACCACCGGCCTCGCGCTCAGCGACCCGCAGCCGCTGGTCGTCCCGATCCTCCGGGCCGGCCTCGGGATGCTCGAGGGCATGGTCAAGCTCATCCCGACCGCCGAGGTCGGCTTCCTGGGCATGGCACGCAACGAGGAGACGCTCGAGCCGACCACGTACGCGGAGCGCCTGCCCGACGACCTGTCGAACCGCCAGTGCTTCGTCCTCGACCCGATGCTCGCGACCGGCGGCTCACTCGTCGCGGCCATCCAGTTCCTCTTCGACCGGGGAGCGGTCGACGTCACCGCCGTCTGCCTGCTCGCCGCCCCCGAGGGCCTGGCCGCCGTCGAGAAGGCCTTCGGCGACCGCGACGTGACCATCGTCCTCGGCTCCCTCGACGAGAAGCTCAACGAGCTCGGCTACATCGTCCCCGGCCTCGGCGACGCGGGCGACCGCCTCTACGGCCTCGCGGGCTGAGCCCGCCGGCCCCCGGACGAGCGGGCCCCGCGTCGGGCCCCGGAACAGGGAGCCCCGCTGAGCCGTGCCGGTCGGAGGGCGCAGCGAGGGTCTCGACACCCCACCGCGACCGTCCGGCAAAGCCCGTCCTGCTGATCGAGCAGCCCGCGCAGCGGGCGCAGCTGGATCCCCCGTCACGGCGCGCGCCTCCTCCCGAGCACCGGAACCACCCCCGACGCGCCGTCCATCCCCACGGAAGTGTTGACGCCGTGCACCGGCCTCCGCTTTACTGACGGACATGACTGACACCCTGCACGCCCCGACCTCCCTCGAGGCCATCGGGAATGCCGGCATGATGATGGCCGGTGGCCCCGTCATGTGCTGTCGAATGTGTGCATGAGGAACTGACCTCGCCGGATCCCCGCACCGCCTCCGCCCGCTGATCGTCACGATCGGCTGGGCGTCCGAGGCGCGGACGATCCCCTGGATGCCCCGCATCCGTCTCTGCCGCCACCGCGCACCGCGGGCCGGCTCGATCGCGCACACCCGGATCCGCTCCCTCGGACACTCGTCCCGGATCCGACCAGCCAAGGACTCGTCATGACCCTCCTCCACACCCGCACCGTCCCCGCCGCCACCTCCACCGAGGCGCCCCGCCTCCAGCCGGTCGCCGACGCCGCGCCCGCAGCACCCCGCCTCCGCGCCGTCCCCCAGGGCACCGAGGCCCGCGGCTTCGCCCTCTACGTCGGCATCGACGAGGCCAAGGCCCGCGCCGCCGGAGTCGACCTCGGCCGCCTGGTCGAGGAGCTCAAGCGCGTCACGGCGCAGCTCGCCCCCGACGCCGAGACGTACGCCTCCGTCGCCCTGGCCCCGCAGGGCGCCGGCGGCCGCGACGTGGACGTGGTCCGCCTCGCGCTGCAGGACCCGGCCGCCGTCGCCAAGCGCCGCTCCGACGCCGAGCCCGACCCCGACCGTGCACCCGGCGGCGTCGTCATCGACATCTCCCGCAAGCGCGTCATCCTCGACGACGAGACCACCCCCCTCACCTACAAGGAGTTCGAGCTCCTCCAGTACCTCGTGCTCCGCGAGGGCCGCACCATCGAGCGCGCCGAGCTCATCGCCTCGCTCTGGGGCGCCGCGGACGACGACGCGCCGAACGAGCGCACCATCGACGTCCACGTCCGCCGCCTCCGCGCCAAGCTCGGCCGCTACGAGGAGATCGTGCGCACCGTCCGGGGAGTCGGCTACCGCTTCGACCGCCACGCCGACGTCGCCATCCGCTACGCGTCGACGCCGTCGCCGGATCTGTTCTGAACTGTGAGGAGAGCGCTTGCGCTCTCCTCACCGCGGTCGGCTTCGCGAGGGGTCGCGATTCGGAGAGCGGGTCGCGACCGGCTAGCGGGAAACGCTGACACGCGTTCCCCGCGTTCGCCTCGAGGGCGGAACGTCCTCTCGACCTCGACGGATGTGCGCGACCGCTCCTCACACGTGGAGGGCTGCTCGACGGCCCGCTGCGTGGTCGAAGCCGTGGCGGGGCGGGTCGCGCCTCGCGGGGCAGGACGACGGGGCCGGGCCGCGTCGGCGGGGGACGAGGGCAGGGGGTGCTCGTCGTGTCCGTCGACGGTCAGGGATGGGCTGCGGTTCGGTGCGGACGTCGGAGGCAGCAGACGGGGCGTCCTGGGTCAGGAGAGAGTCGTGCGGAGCGCGGGCGGGCGCGGCGACGGGCGGGGCGGGGCGGCTCAGGGAGGATTCAGGAAAGAGAGGGTTGCGTCGTTACCGGGTCGTTATATAGTTCAAGTGCGTCGACCGTTTGCTGTGGCGGGAAGCGCGAGAAGTGATTGCAGGACACTCTTGGTGCAAGGGAATGAAGGCCGGCCGCTCGCCTCAGCGGCCGGCCTTCTGTCGTTCCCCCGGCCCCCTTCCTCCGACTCCCCTCCTCCCAGCACCCCGGCGTAGGCTGTACGGCGTCTGGATGTCAGGGAACCGCTTCCTGAGTGCCGTGAAGGAGGACCAGTGGGGTCGAGAGAGGCCGTCGCCGCCTGGGAGTCGCTCTTCCGCGCCCAGGTCCAGGTGATGCGCACCCTGAGCACCGAGTTCCCCTCGCGGGAGATCTCGATGAACGAGTACGACGTGCTCTTCAACCTCACCCGGCAGCCCGGTCGGCGCGCACGGCTGCGCGACCTGAACCGGCACGTCCTCCTGACGCAGCCCAGCGTCAGCAGGCTGATCGACCGGCTCGCCGCCCGCGGCTGCGTCGAGAAGAGCGAGGATCCGGCGGACGCCCGCGGCACGATCATCGCGATCACCGACGAGGGCTACGCGCTCTTCCGCCGCGTCGCGCTCACCCACATGAGGACCATCTCGGAGCAGGTCGGCGGCGTCCTCGACGAGGACGAGCTGAAGCAGCTGACCGCGCTCTGCGACAAGCTCCGCGACGGCATCGCCTCCTCCTGATCCGTCCCCGCTACCACGGGCCGCAGCGACCGGCCAGGTCTTCGCCGCGGCGCGGGACTCGCGGATCATGGGGGTCACCATGAGTGACACCTCCCCCACCCTCGTCTGGCTCCGCGACGACCTGCGCCTGGCCGACAACCCCGCTCTGCGCGCCGCGATCGACCGTGGCGGCCCCGTCGCGGTCTGCTACGTGCTCGACGAGGAGTCGGCGGGCATCCGTCCGCTCGGGGGCGCCTCCCGCTGGTGGCTGCACGGCAGCCTCGCCGCCCTCGCCGCCGACCTGCGCGAGCACGGCGCCCCGCTGATCCTGCGCCGCGGGCCGGCCGAGGCCGTCGTCCTCCAGCTCGCCGAGGAGATCGGCGCCGGAGCCGTGCACTGGAACCGCCGCTACGGGAGGGCCGAGCGCACCGTCGACGCGGCGGTGAAGGAATCGCTCCGCAACGGCGGCCTCGAGGCCGAGAGCCACCAGGGCTCGCTGATGTTCGAGCCGTGGACCGTGCAGACCGGCGCCGGCGGCCCCTACTCCGTCTACACGCCCTTCGCCCGCGCCTGCCGCGCCAAGCCGACGCCGCGCGCGCCGCTCCCCCGCCCCCGCTCGCTCGACGGCGTCACGGGAGACATCGCCTCCGACTCCCTCGACGACTGGGAGCTGCTCCCCACGCGTCCCGACTGGGCGGGAGGGCTGCGCGAGCGCTGGGTCCCCGGCGAGAGGGCGGCGGCCGACCGGCTGCGCGCGTTCCTCGCGGAGCAGCTCGACGACTACGCCGACGGCCGCGACCGGCCGGCGGAGGACGCCACCTCGAACCTCTCCCCGCACCTGAGGTGGGGCGAGATCAGCCCCTTCCAGGTGTGGCACGCCCTGGAGGAGGCGCACGCGAAGGGCCTGCACCGCGGCGACGGCAGCGACCGGTTCCTCTCCGAGGTGCTCTGGCGCGAGTTCTGCTACCACCTTCTGTTCCACTGGCCGGATCTGGCGACCGCGAACTTCGACACCCGGTTCGACTCCTTCCCGTGGGGACGCCCCGGCCAGGAGGCGATCGACGCCTGGCACCAGGGGCGCACCGGCTACCCCCTGGTGGACGCCGGCATGCGCGAGCTCTGGAGCACCGGCTACATGCACAACCGGGTCCGGATGGTGGCCGCGTCGTTCCTGATCAAGAACCTGCTGGTCGACTGGCGGGTGGGCGAGGAGTGGTTCTGGGACACCCTGGTCGACGCGGACCCGGCGAGCAACGCCGCGAACTGGCAATGGGTCGCGGGCTCGGGAGCCGATGCGTCGCCGTTCTTCCGGGTCTTCAACCCGGTCACGCAGTCGAGGAAGTTCGACCCGGCCGGAGAGTACATCCGCCACAACGTGCCGGAGCTCGGCGGAGTCGAGGGCGCCGCCGTGCACGAGCCGTGGACGCTCGGGGACACGCTGACCGGAGGCGCGGACGGCTACCCGGCGCCCCTCGTCGACCTCAAGGAGACGCGGGCGCACGCGCTGGACGCCTTCGCGCAGATCAAGAGCGCCCCGCGCGACATCTCGCCGCGGGGCGACGACTGAGCGTCGCCGGCTAGACGCGTCCCGCCGGTCCGGTGGAGCGGCCGGACCCGGCGAGCGGGTCCTCCTCCCCGCCCTGATCGCGCAGATCGCGGGCCGGGATGCCGACGAGCACCGCTCCGTCGGGCGCGTCCTTCACCACGACGGCGTTCGCGCCCACGCTGACGTCGGATCCGAGCACGAGCGGGCCCAGGACGACCGCGCCGGCGCCGACGACCACCCGGTCGCCGAGCGTGGGGTGCCGACGCTCGCGCCGGGCCGACCTCCCGCCCAGCGTGACGGAGTGGTAGAGCATGCAGTCGTCGCCGATCCGCGCGGTCTCGCCGATGACGACGCCCATGCCGTGGTCGATGAACAGACGCCGGCCAATGGTCGCACCGGGGTGGATCTCCACTCCGGTCGCCGCGCGCGCCGCCTGGCTGAGCAGCCGGGCGGGCAGGCGGAGGCCCCGCCGCCACCAGGCGTGCGCGACGCGGTGCACCCAGACCGCGTGCACTCCCGGGTAGGAGAGGACGACCTCCACCGCGCTCCGGGCGGCGGGGTCGCGCTCCCGGGCGGTGCGGACGTCCTCGCGGAGCAGGGCGAGGAGCCCGGGACGCTCCGGTCCGGACGGGACGCGGCGCTCCGGCCGACCGTCGCGTCCGGAGCGGGGCGTCCCGCCTCGTCTCGAGGGGCTCAGCTGCGGAGGTCCTCGTACAGGACGGTCGAGATGTACCGCTCGCCGAAGTCGCAGACGATGGCGACGATGGTCTTCCCCGCGTTCTCGGGGCGCTTCGCGACCTCGAGCGCGGCCCACATGATCGAGCCGGAGGAGATGCCGCCGAGGATCCCCTCCTGCGCGGCCATCTCGCGGGCCACCCGCACGGAGTCGTCGAGCGTCACGTCGATGATCTCGTCGTAGACCTCGCGGTCGAGGATCGCGGGGACGAAGTTGGCGCCGATGCCCTGGATCTTGTGCGGACCGGCGGTGCCCTGGGTGAGGAGCGGGGAGTCGATCGGCTCCACTCCGATGATCTGCACACCGGGCTTGCGCTCCTTGAGCACCTGGCCGACTCCGGTGATGGTGCCGCCGGTGCCGATGCCGGCCACGAAGACGTCGACCTCGCCGTCGGTGTCCTCCCAGACCTCCTCCGCGGTGGTGCGGCGGTGCACCTCGGGGTTGGCGGCGTTCTCGAACTGGCGGGCGAGGATCGCGCCGGGGGTCTCGTCGACGATCGCGCGGGCGCGCTCGACCGCTCCGCGCATGCCCTCGCTGCCGGGGGTGAGCACGATCTCGGCTCCGTAGGCGCGGAGGAGGACCCGGCGCTCGACGGACATCGTCTCGGGCATCGTGAGGACGACCTTGTAGCCGCGGGCGGCACCCACCATCGCGAGCGCGATGCCGGTGTTGCCGCTCGTGCCCTCGACGATCGTCCCGCCGGGGTGCAGCTCGCCGGAGGCCTCGGCCGCGTCGATGATGGCGACGCCGATGCGGTCCTTCACGCTGTTCGCGGGGTTGTAGAACTCGAGCTTGGCGAGGACCGTCGCCTGGTCGGCGCCCTCCAGCCGGTTGATGCGGACGAGAGGGGTCCTGCCGACGAGCTGGGTCACGTCGTCGTGGATGCGTGCCATGGTGTGCGCTTTCTGCCGGGGCCGGCCGCCCGGGGCCCCGGAGCGGTGGGTGGAACGGGTGCTGCAGCGCCCCTCGGAGCGGCGCTCCCCCCACGATACGGATGCATCGACCCGAGGTCAGCACCCCGGACGCGCCCGCTCCTGCGCATCACCCGCCAGCTCCTGATCTCCACCGGGAGGAGGACGCCCCGCGGGCGCACCCGTCACGTACCATGAACCCGGGGGATCGCGCGACTGCTCGCGAGGCTTCTCGCCACCCTCCCTCACATCTCCGCGGCCCGGCGCCGCGTCGAAAGGACGACCGCTCCATGGCACTTCCCACTGCATCCCGCCGCTCCGTCCGGCCGCTCGGGATGTCGCTGCGGGCGGTCATGGGGTTCATCGGGATGAGCGCCGTGGCGGGCGTCCTGATCACCGTCGGCGTCACGCCGGCTCTCGCGCTGACGGGCCTGGCGACGAGCAACACGATCGGCATGTTCCAGAACCTGCCGGGCTACCTCGACGTGGGCCAGCTGATGCAGCGCACCAACGTCTACGCGAGCGACGGGACGACCCTCCTCGCCTCCGTGTACGACCAGAACCGCGTCGAGGTCGGCTGGGACGACGTCGCGCAGTCCGCGAAGGACGCGGCCGTCGCCGGCGAGGACCCGCGCTTCTACGAGCACGGCGGCATCGACCTCCAGGGCACGCTCCGGGCCATCGCCGTCACGCTCACGGGCGACGACCTGCAGGGCGGGTCGTCGATCACGCAGCAGTACGTGAAGAACGTCCTGGTGCAGAAGGCGGAGTCGATCACCGACGAGGCCGCGCGCGACAAGGCCTACCAGGAGGCGACGGACCCGACCCCCGAGCGCAAGCTCAAGGAGATGCGCCTCGCGATCGGCCTCGAGAAGGAGGCGTCGAAGGACGACATCCTGCTCGGCTACCTCAACATCGCCCTCTTCGGGGGCACCGTCTACGGCATCGAGGCCGCGGCGAACTACTACTACGGCATCCCCGCGAGCCAGCTCTCGACCTCGCAGGCGGCCGCGCTGCTGGCGATCGTGAACAACCCGGCGAAGTTCCGCTTCGACAACCCGGGCGACGAGGCGAACGGCGCCGCCAACGGCTACGCCGCCACCAAGGAGCGCCGCGACTACATCCTCTCGGAGGAGCTCAAGCACGGCCGGATCGACCAGGCCGCGCACGACGCCGCCGTCGCCGAGCCGATCACCCCGAACATCACGGAGCCCTCGACCGGCTGCACCACCGCCGGCAACGCCGCGTACTTCTGCGACTACGTGCTGAACGTCCTCCGCAACGACTCCGTCTTCGGGGCGACCGACGACGAGCGCTACCAGCGCATCCGCCAGGGCGGCTTCGACGTCGTGACGACCCTCGACCTCGACATCCAGCAGGTCTCGCAGGCGGCGCTCAACGCCTACATCCCCTCCGTCGACCCGCGCTTCCAGGTCGGCGCGACGGCCGCCTCCGTCGAGGCGAAGACGGGCCGCGTGCTCTCCATGGTGCAGAACACGCAGTACAGCCAGGACGAGCAGTTCCTCGCCGCGAACCCCGGCTACAGCGCGATCAACCTCAACGTCGACCTCAGCATGGGCGGCGGCTCCGGCGTGCAGACCGGATCGACCTACAAGGTGTTCACGCTGGCGCAGTGGCTGAAGGCGGGGCACACCGTCAACGAGTCGTTCGCCTC
This window harbors:
- a CDS encoding penicillin-binding protein, whose product is MALPTASRRSVRPLGMSLRAVMGFIGMSAVAGVLITVGVTPALALTGLATSNTIGMFQNLPGYLDVGQLMQRTNVYASDGTTLLASVYDQNRVEVGWDDVAQSAKDAAVAGEDPRFYEHGGIDLQGTLRAIAVTLTGDDLQGGSSITQQYVKNVLVQKAESITDEAARDKAYQEATDPTPERKLKEMRLAIGLEKEASKDDILLGYLNIALFGGTVYGIEAAANYYYGIPASQLSTSQAAALLAIVNNPAKFRFDNPGDEANGAANGYAATKERRDYILSEELKHGRIDQAAHDAAVAEPITPNITEPSTGCTTAGNAAYFCDYVLNVLRNDSVFGATDDERYQRIRQGGFDVVTTLDLDIQQVSQAALNAYIPSVDPRFQVGATAASVEAKTGRVLSMVQNTQYSQDEQFLAANPGYSAINLNVDLSMGGGSGVQTGSTYKVFTLAQWLKAGHTVNESFASPTSGFSSYPQKCNVEGDGGYYGKFSPRNDDPSEDASSMSALGATTNSINTGFMGMAQQLDLCDIRTTAESFGMHRADGRELANGPASVLGTNEIAPLTVANAYAGIANDGTTCSAIVIDRITDSEGNAVAAPASACTPSVSPEVARGMQYAMQRVMTSGTAYASNPFDGIEHIGKTGTTDEAADVWTAGASKAASLAVWVGSINGFADNTKQNLRFISLTGEKGTIRASNARHAIWKPIMTALDEKYGGDDFTAPPASMLAYSPRSAANSEVPDVTGETVESATAILTAAGFVVGMHESVDSATIPEGSVVSTTPSAEETAVAGGVIPLQVSTGKAPANPNDISDLNGDLIE